In one Brevibacterium sp. CBA3109 genomic region, the following are encoded:
- a CDS encoding class I adenylate-forming enzyme family protein yields the protein MPITSTILDVAGNHPEQLALVGADERLTYSELVEDSRRMFAVVDELHRAQADPPTPASETDGIPITAISVTSAFHTSRIIAGLAGFRAVSATIDPRWPLTHQIGVIATTGIGVVISDSPSLAEALAASSWTGTVISLADFRAREDARAQETVASGEPSAPPAPAPTVRDGCEPFLMLFSSGTTSNPKAFIKTRQQYRKNVAVSAAHLEPRPGVATLAPGPVSYSLTLYAVIESLATGGSVHVADEFDPIAMGARINAEKITRVVAVPALVRALAEAARRDPERFTGLGLVVTGGANLPASIRDRLGEILPGTRLISYYGAAEIGFIGDSREGDGTWITIYPSIGVQILGEHPLSESGEHAGAGQLPDGELGTLWIRAAACSYGYVTGTTDAVLRGPDGWATVNDQGRILNGMLQLAGRSGDIAITGGHKVSLPEVERAYETYGNLGEVCAIALDDPALGSIIVLVIEASAGAGAEGSGASAEVADKTALLNHARARLAPQFVPRRIYRLDRLPRTVGGKIRRAETVDLIMDGQGQRL from the coding sequence GTGCCGATCACCTCGACGATCCTCGACGTCGCGGGGAACCATCCCGAACAGCTCGCCCTTGTCGGCGCCGACGAGCGGTTGACGTACTCCGAGCTCGTCGAAGACTCTCGCCGGATGTTCGCCGTCGTCGACGAACTGCATCGGGCGCAGGCCGATCCGCCGACTCCCGCATCGGAGACCGACGGCATCCCCATCACCGCCATCAGCGTCACCTCGGCGTTTCACACCTCGCGAATCATCGCTGGACTCGCGGGTTTCCGCGCCGTATCCGCGACCATCGATCCGCGCTGGCCACTGACACATCAGATCGGCGTCATCGCCACCACCGGAATCGGTGTGGTCATCAGTGACTCGCCCTCCCTCGCCGAGGCGCTCGCCGCCTCTTCCTGGACCGGCACAGTCATCAGCCTCGCCGACTTCCGAGCCCGCGAAGACGCCCGGGCCCAGGAGACTGTCGCCTCTGGTGAGCCGTCTGCACCCCCGGCCCCCGCACCCACCGTCCGCGACGGGTGTGAGCCCTTCCTCATGCTCTTCTCCTCGGGCACGACGAGCAATCCGAAGGCCTTCATCAAGACGCGTCAGCAGTACCGGAAAAATGTCGCCGTCTCCGCGGCCCACCTCGAGCCGCGCCCCGGCGTCGCGACACTGGCGCCCGGTCCGGTCTCCTACAGCCTCACGCTCTACGCGGTCATCGAGAGTCTCGCGACCGGAGGCAGCGTGCATGTCGCCGATGAATTCGACCCGATCGCAATGGGTGCGCGCATCAATGCCGAGAAGATCACCCGCGTCGTCGCCGTCCCCGCCCTCGTCCGCGCCCTCGCCGAGGCGGCCCGCCGTGATCCCGAACGTTTCACAGGTCTCGGCCTCGTCGTCACCGGTGGAGCCAACCTGCCAGCGAGCATCCGCGACCGCCTCGGCGAGATCCTTCCGGGAACCCGTCTGATCAGCTATTACGGTGCCGCAGAGATCGGTTTCATCGGGGACAGCCGCGAGGGTGATGGCACCTGGATCACCATCTACCCGAGCATCGGGGTGCAGATCCTAGGCGAACACCCGCTCTCGGAATCTGGGGAGCACGCGGGCGCTGGTCAGCTTCCTGACGGAGAACTCGGCACGCTGTGGATCCGAGCCGCCGCCTGTTCGTATGGCTACGTCACGGGCACCACCGACGCAGTGCTGCGCGGACCCGACGGCTGGGCCACGGTCAACGATCAGGGGCGGATCTTAAACGGCATGCTGCAGCTGGCCGGTCGGTCCGGAGACATCGCGATCACCGGTGGTCACAAGGTCTCACTTCCGGAGGTCGAAAGGGCGTATGAGACCTACGGCAACCTCGGCGAGGTGTGCGCGATCGCCCTCGACGACCCGGCGCTGGGCAGCATCATCGTTCTCGTGATCGAAGCCAGCGCCGGTGCGGGCGCCGAGGGTTCTGGTGCCTCCGCGGAGGTGGCAGACAAGACTGCGCTGCTCAATCATGCACGCGCACGCCTGGCACCGCAGTTCGTTCCTCGCCGGATCTATCGGCTCGATCGCCTGCCCAGGACGGTCGGCGGGAAGATTCGGCGCGCCGAAACCGTTGACCTCATCATGGACGGACAAGGACAGCGGCTGTGA
- a CDS encoding beta-ketoacyl-[acyl-carrier-protein] synthase family protein, whose product MSPEGRSAPSTEGGRVVITGTGAITPSGNDVDSLWDSVVTGRSAISVLEGEQFADLAVRIGGQVSDFDAEAILPRALARRLSPVQHWAIAAADQALAQAGITRPGVGAKTDDADAGDLPWDRSRVAVIAATGSGPVDAMQSATRSLLDAGPRSVPLTLAIHGAPDSSAALLSQRFDFRGPGQGVSATCASGAIGLGEGMRRIRHGYADAVLVVGMEDCLNSVNLASNANMRALAAGFEDDPTSASRPFDSARSGFVMSQGAGAILLESEAGAAARGAAVLAELAGFGAASDAHHPTNPHPDGRGAASAMSQALADAGMVPESIDHINAHATGTPAGDAAELNAFDAALGAPAHSIPITATKSSTGHLLGASGVVEAIIAIRTMAEQTLPPTLNLEACEFGGWDIVADQARSVPHSEKPIDTVLSTSFGFGGHNGAIILRRPRTD is encoded by the coding sequence GTGAGCCCAGAGGGCCGGAGCGCACCGAGCACCGAGGGCGGCCGCGTCGTCATCACCGGAACGGGTGCGATCACCCCCAGCGGCAATGACGTCGACTCGCTGTGGGACTCCGTGGTCACCGGCCGCAGCGCGATCAGTGTGCTCGAGGGTGAGCAGTTTGCGGATCTGGCAGTGCGCATCGGCGGCCAGGTCAGCGACTTCGACGCCGAGGCGATCCTGCCGCGAGCGCTCGCCCGCCGTCTCAGCCCTGTCCAGCATTGGGCCATCGCCGCCGCTGACCAGGCCCTGGCACAGGCCGGGATCACACGTCCGGGCGTGGGGGCGAAGACCGATGATGCTGATGCCGGCGACCTCCCTTGGGACCGATCCCGCGTCGCCGTCATCGCTGCCACCGGCTCCGGGCCGGTCGACGCCATGCAGAGCGCGACTCGCTCCCTGCTCGACGCGGGCCCCCGCTCGGTTCCCCTGACATTGGCGATCCACGGCGCACCCGACTCGTCTGCGGCGCTGCTGAGCCAGCGCTTCGACTTCCGCGGGCCAGGACAGGGCGTGTCGGCCACCTGCGCGTCCGGGGCGATCGGCCTCGGCGAGGGAATGCGGCGCATCCGTCACGGATACGCCGACGCGGTGCTCGTCGTCGGGATGGAGGACTGCCTCAACTCGGTCAATCTGGCCTCGAACGCGAACATGCGGGCGCTGGCCGCCGGCTTCGAAGACGACCCCACATCTGCCAGCCGACCCTTCGACAGTGCCAGGTCCGGGTTCGTCATGAGCCAAGGCGCCGGTGCGATCCTGCTGGAATCCGAGGCCGGTGCCGCCGCCCGCGGCGCCGCGGTGCTCGCTGAACTTGCAGGATTCGGCGCCGCCAGCGACGCCCACCACCCGACGAACCCGCACCCTGATGGCCGAGGTGCCGCCTCGGCGATGAGTCAGGCACTGGCCGATGCCGGAATGGTCCCCGAGAGCATCGACCACATCAATGCCCACGCCACCGGCACCCCCGCCGGCGATGCTGCAGAACTCAATGCCTTCGACGCGGCGCTGGGCGCCCCCGCCCACTCGATTCCAATTACGGCCACGAAGTCGTCCACTGGCCACCTGCTCGGTGCTTCGGGCGTCGTCGAAGCCATCATCGCGATCCGTACGATGGCGGAGCAGACGCTGCCCCCGACGCTCAACCTCGAGGCCTGCGAATTCGGCGGATGGGACATCGTCGCTGATCAGGCACGTTCCGTGCCTCATTCTGAGAAGCCGATCGACACGGTCTTGTCGACCTCGTTCGGGTTCGGCGGGCACAACGGTGCGATCATCCTGCGCCGGCCCCGCACCGACTGA
- a CDS encoding acyl-CoA dehydrogenase family protein has translation MTDRETHLGELAEKYLPAEVCERFRERAGVYDRENRFFDEDLEELKSLGYLTLFVPETYGGPGLNLHEVSRLQQRLASAAPATALAINMHLMCTGVVKALNDRGDSSLNWVFEEVMAGEIFAFGISEPSNDWVMQGSNTVAEPTSDGGYLLTGVKIFTSLSPVWTRIIVHGAIGENSTGIAGPDADEPAEGQLVYGFIERSAEGITVSDHWDVMGMRASQSRATILDQVPMRPERVSRTIPAGKHPDPLTFAITSNFQLLIASVYAGVAARALELGAAGLKKRKSAKAGATFAEVPETRARLADAHLDYLVVPAMLDAYTRDFDDLVDHGAGWPLRLVGARIKASDAARKAAETALICTGGSGFDNSHELSRLYRDATAGLFHPPSADAARPMYAAALLDG, from the coding sequence ATGACTGACCGTGAGACCCACCTCGGCGAATTGGCCGAGAAATACCTCCCTGCCGAGGTCTGTGAGCGCTTCCGCGAACGCGCGGGCGTCTATGACCGCGAGAACCGTTTCTTCGACGAGGATCTCGAAGAGCTGAAGTCGCTGGGCTACCTCACCTTGTTCGTTCCCGAGACCTACGGCGGTCCCGGGCTGAACCTGCACGAGGTCTCGCGTCTGCAGCAGCGATTGGCCTCCGCGGCCCCGGCCACGGCCCTGGCGATCAACATGCACCTCATGTGCACCGGCGTCGTCAAGGCCCTCAACGACCGCGGCGACTCCTCCTTGAACTGGGTCTTCGAGGAGGTGATGGCCGGAGAGATCTTCGCCTTCGGCATCTCCGAGCCGTCCAATGATTGGGTCATGCAGGGGTCGAACACGGTCGCCGAACCGACGTCCGACGGCGGCTATCTGCTCACCGGCGTGAAGATCTTCACCTCGCTCTCACCCGTGTGGACGCGAATCATCGTCCATGGGGCGATCGGCGAGAACAGCACGGGGATCGCGGGCCCCGATGCGGATGAGCCCGCGGAGGGGCAGCTGGTCTATGGCTTCATCGAACGCAGCGCCGAGGGCATCACGGTCTCTGATCATTGGGACGTCATGGGTATGCGGGCCTCGCAGTCGCGGGCGACGATCCTCGACCAGGTGCCCATGCGCCCCGAACGGGTCTCGCGCACCATCCCGGCCGGTAAGCACCCCGACCCGCTGACCTTTGCGATCACCAGCAATTTCCAGCTGCTCATCGCCTCCGTCTATGCCGGTGTGGCCGCCCGTGCACTCGAACTCGGTGCCGCCGGGCTGAAGAAGCGCAAGTCCGCGAAGGCTGGAGCTACCTTCGCCGAGGTGCCCGAAACTCGCGCGCGTCTCGCCGATGCGCACCTCGACTACCTCGTCGTCCCCGCCATGCTCGATGCCTACACCAGGGACTTCGACGATCTGGTCGACCATGGGGCGGGCTGGCCATTGCGCCTGGTGGGAGCCCGGATCAAGGCCTCCGATGCGGCCCGGAAGGCGGCCGAGACAGCACTCATATGCACCGGTGGCAGCGGCTTCGACAACAGCCACGAACTCTCGCGCCTCTACCGCGATGCGACCGCTGGCCTGTTCCACCCGCCGAGCGCCGACGCCGCCCGCCCGATGTATGCCGCGGCCCTCCTCGACGGCTGA
- a CDS encoding dihydrolipoamide acetyltransferase family protein, giving the protein MSAETSLSGDARSATSARDFILPDLGEGLTEAELISWLVDVGDEVHVDQMVVEVESAKSVVELPCPFAGRIQALHANPGDTVSAGQALLSVAEAGADLSADSNSGACSGSVSSEASVTDADSHGGGANLIGYGASEPKARSTKKRSFGTKTSQSDFTAPSTTAQAAEPAATPAAATAPPAPASEPPVHTAAEPPVHTASQPPAEVSVSPVSSPIVRKLAKDNGLSAKHLPGTGPGGIVTRADVLKAIESATTTSAEPDSIPAGGTADRDTRTPITGLRKVVSERLSQSRREIPEATIWLDVDATELLNTKRTLEARTGEKYSLLSLVARFVVAGLKKFPIINSSIDTQANEIVTHGDINLGLAAQTPRGLMVPVVHGAHEMSLRALRDSVSETVGRASTGKFSSRELSGGTFTLNNYGVFGVDGSAPIINLPEVAMLGLGRIKDRPWVVEGELTVRKVMFLSFVFDHRACDGAEPSQFLTFVAGCIENPISLLPEL; this is encoded by the coding sequence ATGAGTGCCGAGACGAGTCTGTCCGGTGACGCCCGCTCCGCGACGAGCGCCCGCGATTTCATCCTCCCCGACCTGGGCGAGGGACTGACCGAGGCCGAGCTCATCAGCTGGCTGGTCGATGTCGGCGACGAGGTCCACGTCGACCAGATGGTCGTCGAGGTCGAGTCCGCAAAGAGCGTCGTCGAGCTGCCATGCCCGTTCGCCGGTCGGATCCAGGCGCTGCACGCGAACCCCGGTGACACCGTATCTGCAGGTCAAGCCCTGCTCTCCGTCGCCGAGGCGGGTGCTGACTTGAGCGCGGACTCGAACTCGGGCGCCTGCTCCGGTTCCGTCTCGAGCGAGGCATCAGTCACGGATGCTGATTCGCACGGCGGCGGTGCGAACCTCATCGGCTACGGAGCGTCCGAGCCCAAGGCGCGGTCGACGAAGAAGCGGTCCTTCGGCACGAAGACTTCACAATCCGACTTCACTGCACCGTCGACGACTGCTCAGGCCGCAGAGCCGGCGGCCACTCCCGCGGCCGCGACCGCTCCCCCGGCCCCGGCTTCCGAACCCCCAGTCCACACAGCCGCCGAACCCCCAGTCCACACAGCCTCCCAACCCCCCGCCGAGGTGTCGGTCTCTCCGGTCTCCTCGCCCATCGTGCGCAAGCTCGCGAAGGACAATGGACTCAGCGCCAAACACCTCCCGGGCACCGGGCCAGGGGGTATCGTCACCAGGGCCGATGTGCTCAAAGCCATCGAATCGGCCACCACCACCTCGGCGGAGCCCGACTCGATCCCCGCTGGTGGCACAGCCGATCGCGATACCCGGACTCCGATCACGGGACTGCGCAAGGTCGTGTCCGAACGACTCTCGCAGTCTCGACGGGAGATCCCCGAGGCGACGATCTGGCTCGACGTCGACGCCACCGAACTGCTCAATACGAAACGCACCCTCGAGGCTCGGACCGGGGAGAAGTACTCACTGCTCTCGCTCGTGGCCCGCTTCGTCGTCGCCGGGCTGAAGAAGTTCCCGATCATCAACTCCTCGATCGACACCCAGGCCAACGAGATCGTCACCCACGGTGACATCAACCTCGGCCTGGCCGCGCAGACGCCACGGGGCCTCATGGTTCCCGTCGTCCACGGAGCCCACGAGATGAGCCTGCGAGCGCTGCGCGACTCCGTGTCCGAGACCGTCGGCAGAGCATCGACCGGCAAGTTCAGTTCTCGGGAGCTGTCCGGCGGCACGTTCACGCTCAACAACTACGGCGTATTCGGAGTCGACGGCTCTGCGCCGATCATCAACCTTCCAGAGGTCGCGATGCTCGGCCTCGGACGGATCAAGGACCGCCCCTGGGTCGTCGAGGGGGAACTCACCGTCCGCAAGGTCATGTTCCTGTCATTCGTCTTCGACCACCGCGCCTGCGACGGTGCCGAACCGAGCCAGTTCCTCACCTTCGTCGCCGGCTGCATCGAGAACCCGATCTCGCTGCTGCCGGAACTGTGA
- a CDS encoding alpha-ketoacid dehydrogenase subunit beta yields the protein MTVTALTTAEDVPAPAPVTMTKALNQALRDSLREDENVLVFGEDVGRLGGVFRVTEGLRKEFGPDRVWDSPLAESGIVGTAIGMAMAGMRPVVEMQFDAYAYPAFEQIVSHVAKMRNRTKGQVSLPLTIRIPYAGDIGGVEHHSDSSEAYWCSTPGLTVITPSNPADAYSLLRESIASDDPVIFMEPKSRYWMKDELSLPVQTAPTDRAQVVRVGSDVTLLAYGPTVRTALAAADDGAEHGLSIEVIDLRSLSPFDDETVSASVRKTSRAAIIHEAAQFGGYGAEVAARVTEANFTHLSAPILRITGFDVPYPSPKLEEYFLPTAERILDALESWDWEL from the coding sequence ATGACCGTCACCGCGCTCACCACGGCAGAGGACGTTCCGGCACCAGCCCCGGTGACTATGACAAAGGCCCTCAACCAGGCTTTGCGCGACAGCCTGAGAGAAGACGAGAACGTCCTGGTCTTCGGTGAGGACGTCGGTCGCCTCGGCGGGGTATTCCGTGTCACCGAAGGCCTGCGGAAGGAATTCGGACCCGACCGTGTCTGGGACTCCCCGCTTGCCGAATCCGGAATCGTCGGCACCGCGATCGGCATGGCGATGGCCGGGATGCGCCCGGTTGTCGAGATGCAGTTCGACGCCTACGCCTACCCCGCGTTCGAGCAGATCGTGTCCCACGTCGCGAAGATGCGCAACCGCACGAAGGGACAGGTCAGCCTGCCGCTGACGATCAGGATTCCCTATGCCGGAGATATCGGCGGCGTCGAGCACCACTCGGACTCCTCCGAGGCCTACTGGTGTTCGACTCCGGGTCTGACCGTCATCACCCCCTCGAATCCGGCCGACGCCTATTCGCTGCTGCGCGAGTCCATCGCCTCCGACGACCCGGTGATCTTCATGGAGCCGAAGTCACGGTACTGGATGAAAGACGAGCTCAGTCTGCCGGTGCAGACCGCGCCGACGGATCGGGCGCAGGTCGTACGCGTGGGGTCGGATGTGACCCTGCTGGCCTACGGTCCCACCGTGCGCACAGCCCTGGCCGCGGCCGACGATGGTGCCGAGCATGGACTGTCGATCGAGGTCATCGACCTGCGGTCACTGTCGCCCTTCGACGATGAGACCGTATCCGCCTCAGTGCGCAAGACATCTCGTGCTGCGATCATCCATGAGGCCGCCCAGTTCGGCGGATACGGCGCCGAGGTGGCCGCCCGGGTCACCGAGGCCAACTTCACGCACCTGTCGGCCCCGATCCTGCGGATCACCGGCTTTGATGTGCCCTACCCGTCCCCGAAGCTCGAGGAGTACTTCTTGCCGACCGCCGAACGCATTCTCGACGCTCTCGAATCCTGGGATTGGGAGCTGTGA
- the pdhA gene encoding pyruvate dehydrogenase (acetyl-transferring) E1 component subunit alpha, with product MTIDVPTSRSDRSLPQLQPVSFIGANGQPTEVPTDGLRIPSDRTLLGLYQKMVQIRRFEAQVTHLTRQGRLATYPSAAGQEAIEVGATTALAPGDWLFPTYRDTAALLTRGVPVTEILSAFRGDWHCGFDPNEYHTSPAATPLATQTLHATGFAMAAKLKGEDACTLTFLGDGASSEGDTHEAFNFASVWQTPTVFVLANNQYAISTPLREQSNATMLADRAAGYGMPGLRVDGNDIAAVFAAVTAALERARAGEGPTLIECLTYRMESHTNSDDPTKYREAEEVEHWKQFDPIDRLEKHLRSAGVLDDERAAEITASAEELATSVRDAMNTEAKVDPSELFDYVYANPRANLVAQQAKLEAELAAAAQS from the coding sequence ATGACCATTGACGTTCCCACCTCTCGCTCTGACCGCTCATTGCCCCAGCTGCAGCCAGTCAGCTTCATCGGTGCTAACGGCCAGCCCACCGAGGTTCCCACCGATGGGCTGAGGATCCCGAGCGATCGCACCCTCCTGGGTCTGTATCAGAAGATGGTGCAGATCCGTCGGTTCGAGGCTCAGGTCACCCACCTGACCAGGCAGGGGCGACTCGCGACCTATCCATCCGCCGCAGGCCAGGAAGCCATAGAGGTCGGTGCCACCACCGCACTGGCACCGGGCGACTGGCTGTTCCCCACCTACCGCGACACTGCCGCTCTGCTCACTCGCGGTGTGCCTGTGACGGAGATCCTCTCCGCCTTCCGCGGTGACTGGCACTGCGGGTTCGACCCGAACGAATATCACACCTCACCTGCGGCGACACCGCTGGCAACGCAGACTCTGCACGCGACCGGCTTCGCCATGGCCGCTAAACTCAAGGGCGAAGATGCCTGCACCCTGACCTTCCTCGGCGACGGCGCCAGCAGTGAGGGTGACACCCATGAGGCCTTCAACTTCGCCTCCGTCTGGCAGACCCCGACCGTCTTCGTGCTGGCGAACAACCAGTATGCGATCTCGACCCCGCTGCGTGAGCAGTCGAACGCGACCATGCTCGCCGACCGCGCCGCCGGCTACGGGATGCCCGGCCTCCGCGTCGACGGCAACGACATCGCGGCAGTGTTCGCTGCCGTCACTGCAGCCCTCGAACGCGCCCGTGCCGGCGAGGGTCCGACGCTCATCGAATGCCTGACCTACCGGATGGAGTCGCACACGAACTCCGACGATCCCACGAAGTATCGTGAGGCCGAGGAGGTCGAGCATTGGAAGCAGTTCGATCCCATCGACCGCCTCGAGAAGCACCTGCGCTCAGCGGGCGTCCTCGATGACGAGCGCGCCGCCGAGATCACGGCGAGCGCGGAAGAGCTTGCCACCTCGGTCCGTGATGCCATGAACACCGAAGCGAAGGTCGACCCGAGCGAACTCTTCGACTACGTCTATGCGAACCCACGTGCGAACCTCGTCGCACAGCAGGCCAAGCTCGAGGCCGAGCTGGCAGCGGCGGCTCAGTCATGA
- a CDS encoding DUF6176 family protein gives MPDDARPPQIPFTPTPRHFPGHPQPTSVPDGLRLELSRSRIVAGQEDVFDEWMTMLNDRPDELQQGLSAERQVFEATFRSVESDGSTWIYHLSLMGEDGGGNDQRIPVDADHAAYSRQAKEPGWEELEPRFMLAPEPLLDLMKRFGKTRQASPASPEPNVP, from the coding sequence ATGCCCGATGATGCGCGCCCGCCCCAGATCCCGTTCACCCCTACCCCCCGCCACTTCCCCGGCCACCCCCAACCGACATCCGTCCCGGACGGACTGAGACTCGAGCTCAGTCGTTCGCGCATCGTTGCAGGCCAGGAGGATGTGTTCGACGAGTGGATGACAATGCTCAATGATCGTCCCGACGAACTGCAGCAAGGCCTGTCCGCAGAACGCCAAGTATTCGAAGCCACGTTTCGCAGCGTCGAGTCTGATGGGTCCACGTGGATCTATCACCTATCACTCATGGGCGAAGACGGGGGCGGAAACGATCAGCGGATTCCGGTCGATGCCGACCACGCCGCCTACAGCCGACAGGCGAAAGAGCCCGGATGGGAGGAGCTCGAGCCTAGATTCATGCTCGCCCCCGAACCGCTGCTGGATCTCATGAAGCGCTTCGGCAAGACAAGGCAGGCCTCACCCGCCTCGCCGGAGCCAAACGTCCCTTAA
- a CDS encoding Lrp/AsnC family transcriptional regulator: MAFDLDDIDRSIIAALVDNSRLSVRQLAARVHISRSAAHKRFSVLVESGAIRKFTAEVDRSALGMTVTAVVVVKIGDRPWPEVRDDLAELPFVEKVQAVSGDIDALVTVNAPDNTALSQVILRRIHEVPGVVSSRSLLILDEAEGHRPGSGH, translated from the coding sequence GTGGCATTCGACCTCGACGATATCGACCGCAGCATCATCGCTGCCCTCGTCGACAACTCGCGTCTGAGCGTCCGCCAACTGGCCGCGCGGGTGCACATCTCCCGGTCCGCCGCCCACAAACGCTTCTCGGTTCTCGTCGAGTCCGGGGCGATCAGGAAATTCACCGCCGAGGTGGACCGCAGTGCGCTGGGCATGACAGTGACCGCGGTGGTCGTCGTCAAGATCGGTGATCGGCCATGGCCCGAGGTCAGGGATGACCTCGCCGAACTTCCCTTCGTCGAGAAGGTCCAGGCCGTCAGCGGCGACATCGACGCTCTGGTGACCGTAAATGCTCCCGACAACACTGCACTGTCCCAGGTCATTCTGCGCAGAATCCACGAAGTCCCGGGTGTGGTGTCATCGCGCTCACTCCTGATCCTCGATGAAGCGGAAGGACACCGGCCCGGTTCGGGGCACTGA